The Actinomycetota bacterium DNA segment CGAGACCGCCTCGAGCGTGTCGGAGAGCGCTGCCTCGGCCAGCCGGGCCGCCTCCTCGGGCGTGCACGGTGGGCACAGCCTGGTCTTGGACCGGCCCGGGCGGGGCTCCTTGGCCATGACGATGAGCGCGGTCATCGCAGCACCGACGACATGTCCCGGACCGCGCGCAGCGTCCCCTTCACGGTCCCGGTGACCTTGGACCTGCCCTCCCGCGGACGGTAAGGGGTCGGAACCTCCGCCACCCGCCACCCCGCGGCCGCCCCGCGCAGGACCATCTCGAGCGGCCACCCGAACCTTCGGTCCGTCATGCCGAGCTCGAGCAGCGCGACGCGGCGGACCGCGCGCATCGGTCCTATGTCCCGGAGCCCGATCTGCGTCCGGCGGCGGACCTCCCAGGCCAGGAACCTGTTCGCGACCCGGGCGTGGAGCGGCCAGGCGCCGCGCGAGGCGATCCGCTCTCCCAGGACGAGATCGGCCTCGCCTCGCACCACGGGACCGGCGATCGAGGGCAGGTCCTGAGGGTCGAGCGACCCGTCGCAGTCCATGAAGCAGACGACCTCGGCGGTCGCGTGCGTGAGACCGGCCCAGCAGGCGGCGCCGAACCCCCGCCGGGGTTCGACGACGACCTCGGCGCCGAGCGACCGGGCGATATCGGGGGACCCGTCGCTCGACCCGTTGTCGGCGACGATCGCCCGGTACCCCTCGGGCATCCTGGACAGGACCCAAGGGAGAGCGGACGCCTCGTCCAGGACGGGGAGGACGACGTCGATCGTCACCGGCGCTCCTCGGGCTGGGGGACGGTCACATACTCTTCGCTGCATGCGCCGGACGCAATCAGATCGAGGCGCAGCGATCACGGCCGCCTGCCTGTTCGGCTGGGTGGCGCTCCTGGTCGCGGCGCACCTGAGGGGACGCGCCCTCCTCGCCGCGGGCGAGCGCCTGTTCCTCGGCTTCCCTCCCCTGCACGCCACGTGGGAGCCGCGCGTGACGCTCCTCGTGCTGGCCCCGATCGCCGTGGCCGCGGCCGTCATCGTGTGGGGACCGGACCTGGCGTCGCGGGCCCGCTGGACACACCTCATGTACGCCTCCTGGGGCGCCGCCGCCGCCTGGGCGGTCGCGCTCGCCGCCACCGATGGATGGACCGCGCTGACCACCCCGCTCACCCACCCGACCGAGTACCTGCGCGTCGTACCCGGCATCTCCGACCCGCTGCGGTTCCTCCGGACGTTCACCGAACGGATCGGCGCCTAC contains these protein-coding regions:
- a CDS encoding glycosyltransferase family 2 protein, which translates into the protein MQRRVCDRPPARGAPVTIDVVLPVLDEASALPWVLSRMPEGYRAIVADNGSSDGSPDIARSLGAEVVVEPRRGFGAACWAGLTHATAEVVCFMDCDGSLDPQDLPSIAGPVVRGEADLVLGERIASRGAWPLHARVANRFLAWEVRRRTQIGLRDIGPMRAVRRVALLELGMTDRRFGWPLEMVLRGAAAGWRVAEVPTPYRPREGRSKVTGTVKGTLRAVRDMSSVLR